The following proteins are co-located in the Flammeovirga kamogawensis genome:
- a CDS encoding Ig-like domain-containing protein, whose translation MNITKNLLSLLLLLLIGNSTFAQKGEVLWREDFNEINPDIWQFETGNGNWGWGNGELEFYKQENTSIQEIPNETNNNALVIEAKKENEGGFEYTSSRLKSINGLAVRYGLIEVRMRVPDLGNGLWPAFWMMGTDQEQWPLRGEIDIMEMGHKLEDRERHGEESADINSFVGSNIILYSKDACSEGNPTCAGSAAYDVNYANPYVATTSMADRFVIYRMYWSAEEIRITIEDNGTEYDLFAGPFGLQEGTDTEVFQKPFFFLMNMAVGGTFTDALSTSTLNITTPAKMWVDYISVSKWNNQGEIFTGEIPKPQVSLTSPTSNTIENTSSVILEAEATSSLGNITKVEFFMGDSLLGQDLSAPYSVEWNNLTAGDYSITVKATDNKGVTQTTAPTIFNVSDLSGEGDIIWEDNFTSIDRNTWKFEIGNGTWGWGNGELEFYTENNTSIKEIPEEPGNTAIVITAKEENAGGFNYTSSRLVSENGVAVKYGVIEVRMKVPDLGNALWPAFWMMGTDAQSWPLRGEIDIMEMGHKLEERERQGHADAPINSYVGSNIILYSEAACSEGNPTCAGSAAYDVDYSKPYVTSTTLANKFVKYKMYWSPSSIRITIVEDNIEYDLFESPFGLESGTDTEAFQKPFFFLMNMAVGGNFTDAATNSDVNFDAPAEMWIDYIKVSKWNGRGEVFKGRMGGKTGKFAVFTNDDEINNGLTVGVDANVYVWENSLVEGTSEPFEGANALAWENTTNAWFGGGIATLEPQDMSDYQNGSLKFHAKIPEGLGFKVGIISKTNESWITFPANQNKYGLIRNEEWTEIVIPINDFGWLDLTQVEYLFAITAEDGSEGNYDFAFDNIYWDDTPVTSLPPKVSILSPSNNQVLSDISSLSLSSSAYDLDGEVVSVTYFVNDSIIGVANSSPFTISWNDIPTGEHTIIAKAEDNSGVSSISTPITFVVTDSNEGIGEVIWEDNFDTIDKTTWQFETGNGNWGWGNGELEYYTEKNSTIKEVPNENGNKAIVITAQNDNIRGFGFSSSRLKTQDKLAIKYGVVEARIQVPDLEGGLWPAFWMLGTGSQGWPSIGELDIMEMGHNPAYRLKHLEDSTITPDVNNYTAANIIWKSSAACSDDNPTCAANGTWFKGSATPYVSETSMANRFVTYRMYWSPKEIRYTIIDNGQEYDLLPAPFNIESGDGLEAFHKPFYFLMNLAVGGLFPDILNKEGITADMPSEMWIDYVKVSKWNGVGKVIRNTVSNKKEGLFGVFTDNTAIDSKLEIGVDTDVFVWENTLKGGTTPPYQGTNVIAWETNQPNWWFGAGITCRDFINLSDKRKGSLKFKIKIPADVGFKIGVETTDTQYWVDFKANEESYGLTRNGEWGEAIIPISDFNGINLEKVTSPFLILSGEGGTATTFEMAVDDIVWDPSSFPSEAPTVQITSPTNGIELENPSTLSITANAEDIDGTIQRVEFYYGPKLIGIATEAPYVIQWNNIKEGDHVISAKAIDNTNLSSTSTIQVSVIGEGIGEVIWREDFNTIDPAVWGFEIGNGNWGWGNGELEYYREENASIEQVPNEVGNSALVIEAKKEDFGGKSYTSSRMLTKDKIAVKYGVVEIRMRTPNIEGGLWPAAWLLGTGPGTWPSIGEIDMMEMGQNFDDRARQNFPYAEANNYVASNIIWYSDQALSPQNPTGAASAAWDPNYANPYVADSTLQDRFVTYRMYWSSSSIKLSIVDDSVEHFMFEQPHYFSEETATFQKPFYFLLNMAVGGVFTDAHAEDQIWATLPAKMYVDYIQVSKWNGEGEIVTGASSNIAAEGRFGVFTDETAVNNKVTPGLDADIYLWNNLAPSSITPFEGNNAISWVNQVGATWYGGGVHARETWDLSNYKDGYIKFNMKLPTDVGIRVGFTSTSAEYWVPIQPNEKNYGLERTGDWEEVIIPVSAFNVEDLSQINAPFLISSLDPLKDSIYSFAFDNMYWESATITSPIVDITISQPENTIAYLKGDNLQISSNVYSPNSIIEKVEYYLNDEKIGEVADAPYAFTLENIGYGDYSISAKVFDANGVGISTKKEISIVEKGIYFALPSIAFTSIENDQIFSEGETIVLQVDATSENGLIEKVEYYDGQTLIGTSTIAPFTFLWENPALGSHALTAKVFDSITNATSSTIVINVEENNCTPTNIATGKNITQSSTEGYLNADFAIDGDPTTRSSTNFSIPQWIKIDLKRSYDIEAVKLVWERANADTYYILMSDQDTDPDPSTWTIISDQSGLEDQARTDSLINLAGSGRYIAMYATSKQHPYGISLYEFEIYPTCESGKNNTPTPVINFTQSGSSYQFDASLSTDIDGDLLTYQWNFGDGTTSTAEKPLHNYYQNGEYSVSLRVNDGFTEESTSIIVDVNTINTDVCTFYSNNGDFTVEVEKQDNPTITFIPTSLLGSSDWVIITTFVDGNITGGFYMEKEGENFTYTLPRNLGENVVFYFTYQHNGVGQKDTTNDKVEITIGGCGNNTRNNLEQNTMENEVLLYPNPSKGTFEMKMTDLTANQNVYIRVINISGTEVYAKETQTNVLGELNERIDLSEALNTGMYQLIIIGHDFSESVSILIK comes from the coding sequence ATGAATATTACTAAAAATTTACTCTCTTTACTATTACTTCTGCTTATTGGTAATTCTACCTTTGCACAAAAAGGGGAAGTACTTTGGAGAGAAGACTTCAATGAAATCAACCCTGACATTTGGCAATTCGAAACTGGAAACGGCAATTGGGGATGGGGAAATGGAGAGCTCGAATTTTATAAACAAGAAAATACGAGTATTCAAGAAATTCCAAATGAAACAAACAACAATGCTCTAGTAATAGAAGCAAAAAAAGAAAACGAAGGTGGATTTGAATATACTTCTTCTCGATTAAAAAGTATAAATGGACTAGCTGTTCGTTACGGTTTAATTGAGGTTAGAATGAGAGTTCCAGATTTAGGTAATGGTCTTTGGCCTGCTTTCTGGATGATGGGTACAGACCAAGAACAATGGCCTTTACGTGGTGAAATTGACATCATGGAAATGGGACATAAATTAGAAGATAGAGAAAGGCATGGAGAAGAAAGTGCCGATATAAATAGCTTTGTTGGATCTAATATAATTTTATACTCTAAAGATGCCTGTAGCGAGGGGAACCCAACTTGTGCTGGGAGTGCTGCTTACGATGTAAACTACGCAAACCCATATGTTGCCACTACCTCAATGGCAGATCGTTTTGTAATTTATAGAATGTATTGGAGTGCTGAAGAAATTAGAATTACTATAGAAGATAATGGCACAGAATACGATCTTTTTGCTGGCCCTTTTGGATTGCAAGAAGGTACAGATACAGAAGTATTTCAAAAACCATTTTTCTTTTTAATGAACATGGCTGTAGGAGGTACTTTTACAGATGCTCTCTCAACATCTACATTAAATATTACTACTCCTGCTAAAATGTGGGTAGATTATATCAGTGTTTCCAAATGGAATAATCAAGGAGAAATATTTACAGGAGAAATACCTAAACCTCAAGTTTCACTTACCTCTCCTACTTCTAATACTATAGAAAATACAAGTTCTGTTATTTTAGAAGCTGAAGCTACTTCTAGTTTAGGGAATATTACTAAAGTAGAATTCTTTATGGGTGATTCTCTTTTAGGACAAGATCTTTCTGCTCCATATTCTGTTGAATGGAATAACCTTACTGCAGGAGATTATTCAATTACAGTAAAAGCTACCGACAATAAAGGTGTTACTCAAACAACTGCTCCCACTATTTTTAATGTAAGTGATTTATCTGGAGAAGGAGATATTATTTGGGAAGATAACTTTACATCTATAGATAGAAATACATGGAAATTTGAAATTGGAAACGGTACTTGGGGTTGGGGAAATGGAGAATTAGAATTCTACACAGAAAATAACACTAGTATTAAAGAAATTCCTGAAGAACCAGGTAACACTGCAATTGTAATTACTGCAAAAGAAGAAAACGCTGGAGGCTTTAATTACACTTCTTCTCGTTTAGTAAGTGAAAATGGCGTTGCTGTAAAGTATGGTGTTATAGAAGTAAGAATGAAAGTCCCTGATCTTGGTAATGCACTTTGGCCTGCATTCTGGATGATGGGGACAGATGCTCAATCTTGGCCTTTAAGAGGTGAGATTGACATTATGGAAATGGGACATAAATTAGAAGAAAGAGAACGCCAAGGACATGCTGATGCTCCAATTAATAGCTATGTAGGTTCTAATATTATACTTTACTCAGAGGCGGCTTGTAGTGAAGGAAATCCTACTTGTGCTGGTAGTGCTGCTTATGATGTAGACTACAGTAAACCATATGTAACATCTACTACACTTGCCAATAAATTCGTAAAATACAAAATGTATTGGAGCCCATCTTCTATAAGAATAACAATTGTAGAGGATAACATAGAATATGATTTATTCGAAAGTCCGTTCGGATTAGAAAGTGGTACAGATACAGAAGCATTTCAAAAACCTTTCTTCTTTTTAATGAACATGGCTGTTGGTGGTAATTTTACTGATGCCGCTACAAATAGTGATGTAAACTTTGATGCTCCTGCAGAAATGTGGATTGATTATATCAAAGTGTCTAAATGGAACGGCAGAGGAGAAGTGTTTAAAGGTAGAATGGGCGGTAAAACTGGTAAATTTGCTGTTTTTACAAACGACGATGAAATCAATAACGGACTTACTGTTGGTGTAGATGCAAATGTTTATGTTTGGGAAAACTCTTTAGTAGAAGGTACTTCAGAACCGTTTGAAGGGGCAAATGCTCTAGCTTGGGAAAATACAACAAATGCTTGGTTTGGAGGTGGAATTGCTACTTTAGAACCTCAAGATATGTCAGATTATCAAAATGGTTCATTAAAATTTCATGCAAAAATACCAGAGGGTTTAGGATTTAAAGTTGGAATAATTTCGAAAACAAACGAAAGTTGGATCACATTCCCTGCAAATCAAAATAAATATGGTTTAATTAGAAATGAAGAATGGACTGAAATAGTTATCCCAATCAATGATTTCGGGTGGTTAGACCTCACTCAAGTAGAATATCTTTTTGCGATTACTGCAGAAGATGGTTCTGAAGGAAATTATGACTTTGCTTTTGATAATATTTATTGGGATGATACTCCTGTAACGTCACTTCCTCCTAAAGTAAGTATACTCTCTCCGTCAAATAATCAAGTACTTTCAGATATATCTAGCTTATCATTATCAAGCTCCGCATATGATTTAGATGGAGAAGTTGTATCAGTTACTTATTTTGTAAATGATTCAATAATTGGTGTAGCTAACTCATCTCCATTTACTATTTCTTGGAACGATATTCCAACAGGTGAACACACTATTATTGCAAAAGCAGAAGATAACAGTGGAGTATCTTCCATCTCTACTCCTATCACTTTTGTAGTAACTGATTCTAATGAAGGGATTGGAGAAGTTATTTGGGAAGATAATTTTGATACAATTGACAAAACTACTTGGCAGTTCGAAACAGGAAACGGCAACTGGGGTTGGGGTAATGGCGAATTAGAGTACTATACAGAAAAGAACTCTACTATTAAAGAGGTACCTAATGAAAATGGTAATAAAGCAATTGTAATTACTGCCCAAAACGATAATATCAGAGGGTTTGGTTTCTCTTCTTCTCGCCTTAAAACACAAGATAAATTAGCTATAAAATATGGTGTTGTAGAAGCAAGAATACAAGTTCCAGATTTAGAAGGTGGCTTATGGCCTGCATTCTGGATGCTAGGAACTGGATCACAAGGTTGGCCAAGTATTGGAGAATTAGATATTATGGAAATGGGGCATAACCCTGCCTACAGGTTGAAACATTTAGAAGATAGTACAATCACTCCTGATGTAAATAATTATACTGCAGCAAATATTATTTGGAAATCTTCTGCTGCTTGTAGTGATGATAATCCTACCTGTGCAGCCAACGGAACGTGGTTTAAAGGCTCGGCTACTCCTTATGTTTCTGAAACATCAATGGCAAATAGATTTGTAACCTATAGAATGTATTGGTCGCCAAAAGAAATAAGGTATACAATTATAGATAATGGTCAAGAATATGATTTACTCCCTGCTCCTTTTAATATAGAAAGTGGAGACGGACTAGAAGCATTTCATAAACCATTTTACTTCTTAATGAATTTAGCTGTAGGTGGTTTATTTCCAGATATTTTAAATAAAGAGGGTATTACTGCTGATATGCCTTCTGAAATGTGGATAGACTATGTAAAAGTTTCAAAATGGAATGGTGTAGGAAAGGTTATTCGCAATACCGTTTCTAACAAAAAAGAAGGTCTATTTGGTGTATTTACAGACAATACTGCCATTGATAGTAAATTAGAAATTGGTGTAGACACAGATGTTTTTGTTTGGGAAAACACTTTAAAAGGAGGGACGACTCCACCTTATCAAGGTACAAATGTAATTGCTTGGGAAACAAACCAACCTAATTGGTGGTTTGGTGCTGGTATTACTTGTAGAGATTTTATTAATCTTTCTGACAAACGAAAAGGTAGCTTAAAATTTAAAATCAAAATACCCGCAGATGTTGGTTTTAAGATTGGAGTTGAAACTACAGACACTCAATATTGGGTAGATTTTAAAGCAAATGAAGAAAGTTATGGCTTAACAAGAAATGGAGAATGGGGAGAAGCAATAATTCCTATTAGTGATTTCAACGGTATAAATCTAGAAAAAGTAACGTCTCCATTCCTTATCCTTTCTGGTGAAGGTGGTACAGCAACTACTTTCGAAATGGCTGTTGATGATATTGTTTGGGATCCAAGCTCATTTCCTTCAGAAGCACCAACAGTACAAATAACAAGTCCTACAAATGGTATTGAATTAGAAAATCCATCAACATTATCAATTACTGCCAACGCAGAAGATATTGATGGAACAATCCAGAGAGTAGAATTCTACTACGGTCCTAAATTAATTGGTATTGCAACAGAAGCTCCTTATGTAATTCAATGGAATAACATTAAAGAAGGAGATCACGTAATATCTGCCAAAGCAATTGATAATACTAACCTTAGTAGTACATCTACTATTCAAGTTTCTGTAATTGGAGAAGGTATTGGTGAAGTAATCTGGAGAGAAGATTTTAATACTATTGATCCTGCTGTATGGGGTTTTGAAATAGGAAATGGAAATTGGGGCTGGGGTAATGGTGAATTAGAATATTACCGAGAAGAAAATGCTTCTATCGAACAAGTACCAAATGAGGTTGGTAATTCTGCTTTAGTCATTGAAGCCAAGAAAGAAGACTTTGGAGGTAAATCATATACGTCTTCTAGAATGCTTACTAAAGATAAAATTGCAGTAAAGTACGGTGTTGTAGAGATCAGAATGAGAACACCTAATATTGAAGGTGGCTTATGGCCTGCTGCTTGGTTATTAGGAACAGGTCCAGGAACATGGCCTAGTATTGGTGAAATTGATATGATGGAAATGGGCCAAAATTTTGACGATAGAGCAAGACAAAATTTCCCCTATGCAGAAGCAAACAATTATGTAGCTTCAAATATAATTTGGTATTCAGACCAAGCATTATCACCACAAAATCCAACAGGGGCAGCAAGTGCAGCATGGGATCCAAATTACGCAAACCCGTATGTTGCAGATAGTACTCTACAAGATCGTTTTGTTACTTATAGAATGTATTGGTCATCTAGTTCAATTAAATTATCTATTGTAGACGACTCTGTTGAACATTTTATGTTTGAGCAACCGCATTACTTTTCAGAAGAAACAGCTACATTCCAAAAACCATTTTATTTCTTATTAAATATGGCTGTTGGTGGTGTATTTACAGATGCTCATGCAGAAGATCAAATTTGGGCTACCTTACCTGCTAAAATGTATGTGGATTACATTCAAGTATCGAAATGGAATGGTGAAGGTGAAATTGTAACAGGAGCATCTTCAAATATTGCAGCTGAAGGTCGTTTTGGAGTATTTACAGACGAAACTGCTGTTAATAACAAAGTTACTCCAGGCCTAGATGCTGATATTTATTTATGGAACAATTTAGCTCCTTCATCAATTACTCCATTCGAAGGTAACAATGCTATTTCATGGGTTAACCAAGTTGGTGCTACATGGTATGGTGGCGGAGTTCATGCTAGAGAAACATGGGATTTATCAAACTATAAAGACGGCTACATTAAATTCAACATGAAATTACCTACAGACGTAGGCATAAGAGTTGGTTTTACAAGTACATCTGCAGAATATTGGGTACCAATTCAACCCAACGAAAAAAATTACGGATTAGAAAGAACAGGAGATTGGGAAGAAGTAATTATCCCAGTAAGTGCATTTAATGTTGAAGATCTATCACAAATAAATGCTCCATTTCTAATTTCTTCTTTAGATCCTTTAAAAGATTCCATTTATAGTTTTGCATTCGATAATATGTATTGGGAATCTGCTACAATTACCTCTCCTATCGTAGATATTACTATTTCTCAACCAGAAAATACTATCGCATATTTAAAAGGTGATAATCTACAAATTTCATCAAATGTATATTCTCCCAACTCAATAATAGAGAAAGTTGAATATTATTTAAACGATGAAAAAATAGGAGAAGTAGCAGATGCTCCTTATGCATTTACTTTAGAAAACATTGGTTATGGAGACTATTCTATTTCAGCCAAAGTATTTGATGCCAATGGTGTTGGAATATCAACTAAAAAAGAAATTTCTATAGTAGAAAAAGGAATTTACTTTGCATTACCATCTATCGCATTTACATCAATAGAAAACGATCAAATTTTCTCTGAAGGTGAAACTATCGTTTTACAAGTAGATGCAACATCAGAAAATGGCCTTATTGAAAAAGTAGAATATTATGATGGGCAGACCTTAATTGGTACATCAACTATAGCTCCTTTTACATTCTTGTGGGAAAACCCTGCATTGGGAAGTCATGCATTAACAGCAAAAGTGTTTGATTCGATAACAAATGCCACCTCTTCTACTATTGTTATTAATGTAGAAGAAAACAATTGTACTCCCACTAATATTGCAACAGGAAAAAATATTACTCAATCGAGTACAGAAGGATACCTAAATGCTGATTTTGCTATTGATGGCGATCCCACAACTCGATCATCAACAAATTTCAGTATTCCTCAATGGATAAAAATTGATTTAAAAAGATCATATGATATTGAAGCTGTTAAACTAGTTTGGGAAAGAGCCAATGCAGATACTTATTATATATTAATGTCTGATCAAGACACTGACCCTGATCCATCTACATGGACTATTATTAGTGATCAAAGTGGACTTGAAGACCAAGCAAGAACAGATTCTTTAATTAACCTTGCTGGTAGCGGTAGATATATAGCAATGTACGCTACAAGTAAACAACATCCTTATGGTATCTCTTTATATGAATTTGAAATTTATCCAACCTGTGAAAGTGGAAAAAACAATACCCCAACTCCTGTCATTAACTTTACCCAAAGTGGTTCGAGTTATCAATTTGATGCCTCTTTATCTACTGATATTGATGGAGATCTATTAACCTACCAATGGAATTTTGGTGATGGCACAACAAGTACTGCTGAAAAACCACTTCATAACTACTATCAAAATGGAGAGTATTCTGTTTCACTTAGAGTCAATGATGGGTTTACAGAAGAAAGTACATCAATTATAGTAGATGTAAACACTATAAATACAGATGTCTGTACATTTTATAGTAATAATGGGGATTTCACTGTTGAGGTTGAAAAACAAGATAACCCTACAATCACATTTATTCCTACTTCTTTATTAGGGAGTTCTGATTGGGTTATCATTACTACTTTTGTTGATGGAAACATTACAGGAGGTTTTTACATGGAGAAAGAAGGTGAAAATTTCACATATACATTGCCTAGAAACCTTGGAGAAAACGTAGTATTCTATTTCACTTACCAACATAATGGTGTTGGGCAAAAAGACACTACTAATGATAAGGTTGAAATAACTATTGGAGGATGTGGTAATAATACGCGCAATAACTTGGAGCAAAATACTATGGAAAATGAAGTACTACTTTATCCAAATCCATCAAAAGGTACTTTTGAAATGAAAATGACAGACTTAACTGCAAATCAGAATGTCTATATTCGAGTAATTAATATTTCTGGTACCGAAGTATATGCTAAAGAAACCCAGACAAATGTTTTAGGTGAACTCAATGAACGTATTGATTTATCAGAAGCATTAAACACAGGCATGTACCAATTAATAATTATTGGTCATGACTTTTCTGAGTCAGTTTCTATACTTATAAAGTAA
- the radC gene encoding RadC family protein, whose translation METIYNNQIVGLSIKNLAEEDRPREKLLTKGRQSLSNAELIAILLGSGTPKLSAIQVGQLLLNEVDNNLDNLAKLSIKQLKQIKGIGDAKAVTITAALELGRRRKETEKPIKPKIGCSKDIYNLLSPHLLDLNHEELWVILLSRSNNIIGTEKISMGGRAGTVADPKIIFQRALEKGACSIILSHNHPSGQVKPSQADISLTKKIKEAGKFLEMPLLDHLIFGNEQYFSFADEGIL comes from the coding sequence ATGGAAACTATTTACAACAATCAGATTGTAGGTTTAAGTATTAAAAACCTTGCAGAAGAAGACCGCCCAAGAGAAAAACTCTTAACAAAAGGACGTCAATCTTTAAGTAACGCAGAACTAATTGCTATTTTACTTGGTTCTGGTACGCCAAAATTATCAGCTATTCAAGTAGGTCAACTTCTATTAAATGAAGTGGATAATAATTTAGATAATCTCGCAAAATTATCTATTAAACAACTCAAACAAATTAAAGGTATTGGCGATGCCAAAGCCGTAACTATAACTGCTGCATTAGAGTTAGGAAGAAGACGCAAAGAGACAGAAAAGCCTATCAAACCAAAAATTGGTTGTTCTAAAGATATTTACAACCTACTATCTCCTCACCTACTTGATTTAAATCATGAAGAGCTTTGGGTAATATTATTAAGTAGATCAAATAATATAATTGGAACAGAAAAAATAAGTATGGGTGGTAGAGCTGGAACAGTTGCTGATCCTAAAATCATCTTTCAGAGAGCACTCGAAAAAGGTGCTTGCTCAATTATTTTATCTCATAATCACCCTTCAGGGCAAGTAAAGCCTAGTCAAGCAGATATATCACTTACAAAAAAGATTAAAGAAGCAGGTAAGTTTCTTGAAATGCCACTGTTAGATCATTTAATATTTGGCAACGAACAGTATTTTAGTTTTGCTGACGAAGGGATTTTATGA
- a CDS encoding T9SS type A sorting domain-containing protein: MNTTKIYILLFFGFLFSSNLFATSLHIRRGETKIINGDLTVNRGESITVDPGGVLIVKGSVKLNGYVTTIARHGPPSFNPRYIYIRNNGDIVVEKNVAINNAVNYTAGLHASLSILGERVNAAGTYAGRHGHVTGTNKIEGHPGTHNYVGPNLHMNGMAQEFFGGGGGYGGHTTAMTKNNIDQIPSHVKDLILQHFPNSLAATNLPIELSSFNVVIDGNAVIASWVTAQEINTKSFTVEKSADGRNFEVIEENIEAAGNSEEELEYEITDMGHNTSATVYYRLTEYDLDGKSESWIKEVHLKNEASSHVISVYPDPADSNFNVVLNLIQGDKATYELVQAESGKMISLENKEEFDNGKAEFNVSHLNEGIYVLLVKINGKPAYNKELIIKH; this comes from the coding sequence ATGAATACTACGAAAATATATATATTATTATTTTTCGGATTTCTATTCAGTAGTAACCTATTTGCTACTAGTCTACATATAAGACGTGGAGAAACAAAAATTATAAATGGAGACCTTACTGTAAATAGAGGAGAAAGTATTACTGTAGATCCAGGAGGAGTTTTAATTGTAAAAGGTTCTGTTAAACTAAATGGCTATGTAACTACGATTGCAAGACATGGCCCTCCTAGCTTTAATCCAAGATATATCTATATTCGAAATAATGGAGATATTGTAGTTGAAAAAAATGTTGCAATAAATAATGCAGTTAACTACACAGCAGGGTTACATGCTAGTTTATCTATTTTAGGAGAAAGAGTTAATGCTGCCGGAACATATGCAGGACGACATGGTCATGTCACTGGAACAAATAAAATTGAAGGGCATCCTGGAACTCATAATTATGTAGGTCCAAACCTTCACATGAATGGAATGGCTCAAGAATTCTTTGGTGGCGGTGGTGGTTATGGTGGACACACTACAGCCATGACTAAAAATAATATTGATCAAATTCCATCTCATGTAAAAGATCTTATTCTACAACATTTCCCTAATTCATTAGCTGCCACTAATTTACCTATAGAATTATCATCATTTAATGTGGTAATTGATGGAAATGCTGTTATTGCTTCTTGGGTTACAGCTCAAGAAATAAACACTAAAAGTTTCACGGTTGAAAAATCAGCGGATGGTAGAAATTTTGAGGTCATAGAAGAAAATATTGAAGCTGCAGGTAATTCAGAAGAAGAATTAGAATATGAGATAACAGATATGGGGCATAATACTTCTGCAACAGTTTATTATAGACTAACCGAATATGATCTAGATGGTAAATCTGAATCTTGGATAAAAGAAGTACATCTTAAAAATGAAGCTTCATCTCATGTAATTAGTGTTTATCCAGATCCTGCAGATAGTAATTTTAATGTTGTTTTAAACCTTATACAAGGAGATAAAGCAACTTATGAATTAGTACAAGCGGAATCTGGAAAAATGATTTCTTTAGAGAACAAAGAAGAGTTTGATAATGGCAAAGCTGAATTTAATGTTAGTCATTTAAACGAAGGTATTTATGTTTTACTTGTTAAAATAAACGGTAAACCTGCATATAATAAAGAGTTGATAATTAAACATTAA
- a CDS encoding outer membrane protein, with product MKNLILSIFFLFSFSLISNAQVRFGLGGGLSSGTGDLSEYSDVGFNIYAEIGAGITDHSEVTILGQIDLMASGNDALAEAWLLMPVMLQYRYYILTGTLKPYAGVGLGGVRVYNSTVINSVSSDPLVDEWNFGYKIAAGLKFAILNLQFSYIGAGQVGFEQLGIPKSDKSMGSFDISLGLLF from the coding sequence ATGAAAAACCTTATATTATCAATCTTTTTTTTATTCTCATTTTCATTAATATCTAATGCTCAAGTTCGCTTCGGTTTAGGTGGCGGGTTATCATCTGGAACAGGAGATTTAAGTGAATACTCTGATGTTGGTTTTAACATATATGCTGAGATTGGAGCAGGAATAACAGATCATTCTGAAGTTACTATACTCGGACAAATAGATTTAATGGCTAGTGGTAACGATGCATTAGCAGAAGCCTGGCTTTTAATGCCAGTAATGCTGCAGTACCGTTACTATATTCTTACAGGTACTCTAAAACCTTATGCAGGTGTGGGTTTAGGAGGAGTTAGAGTTTACAATAGTACAGTTATTAATTCGGTCTCATCGGATCCTTTAGTTGATGAGTGGAATTTTGGTTATAAGATTGCAGCCGGATTAAAATTTGCAATTTTAAATCTTCAATTTAGTTATATTGGAGCTGGTCAAGTTGGTTTTGAGCAACTAGGAATTCCGAAAAGTGATAAGTCTATGGGTTCTTTTGATATATCTTTAGGGCTATTATTTTAG
- the folE gene encoding GTP cyclohydrolase I FolE produces the protein MKQNETSWNTLQSKVVHQSNGVKVHIEEDIDEIGDNHVGTSYDTPMREGAFDLSDDEKVEKISGHFKEIMDILGLDLNDDSLKGTPKRVAKMYVKEIFSGLNPENRPDIKLFDNKYKYDEMLIEKNIHFYSNCEHHFVPIIGMAHVAYISNGQVIGLSKINRIVQHYAKRPQVQERLTVQIAEDLKKTLGTEDVAVLIDAKHLCVSMRGIEDTYSATVTSHFSGKFKEEATRKEFLSLVPKSSD, from the coding sequence ATGAAACAGAACGAAACTTCGTGGAATACCCTTCAATCTAAGGTTGTCCATCAATCTAATGGAGTGAAGGTTCATATTGAAGAAGATATAGATGAAATAGGTGATAATCATGTAGGAACATCTTACGATACGCCTATGAGAGAGGGAGCCTTTGATCTTTCTGATGACGAGAAAGTTGAAAAGATTTCAGGTCACTTTAAAGAAATAATGGATATTTTAGGCTTAGATCTTAATGATGATAGCTTGAAAGGAACTCCGAAAAGAGTTGCCAAAATGTATGTGAAGGAAATTTTTAGTGGTTTAAACCCTGAAAATAGGCCTGATATCAAACTTTTTGATAATAAATATAAGTATGATGAAATGCTTATTGAGAAGAACATTCATTTCTACTCAAATTGCGAACATCATTTTGTGCCAATTATTGGAATGGCTCATGTAGCTTATATTTCTAATGGACAAGTTATTGGTCTCTCTAAAATCAATAGAATTGTTCAGCATTATGCCAAGCGCCCTCAGGTTCAAGAACGTTTAACAGTGCAAATTGCAGAAGATTTAAAGAAAACCTTAGGTACTGAAGATGTTGCTGTTCTTATTGATGCAAAACACTTGTGTGTATCTATGCGAGGCATTGAAGATACCTACAGTGCAACAGTAACTTCTCACTTTAGTGGTAAATTTAAAGAAGAAGCTACTAGAAAGGAATTCTTAAGTTTGGTGCCGAAATCATCAGATTAG